The Fervidibacillus albus genome contains a region encoding:
- a CDS encoding osmoprotectant ABC transporter substrate-binding protein, producing MKKIGIVIVFAFSLLISGCSLPGLGGSGGESIKVGTLSISESQIMGQMVKQLIEYYTDLDVVMVNNLGSSIVQHQAMLNGDVDITATRYTGTDLAGALGMTVVKDPEEALAIVQREFQERWDQTWFDSYGFENSYGFTVSKQLAEQYGLEKVSDLEPYANDLRFGVDNSWIHREGDGYEGFIETYGFEFPKIYPMQSGLVYQALKNNEMDVVLAYTSDGRISAYQLTLLEDDKQFFPPYDTSMVVRNEVLREYPQLQEILSKLVGKISTEKMQQLNYEADGKMREPAVIAQEFLEENDYFKEEE from the coding sequence ATGAAGAAAATTGGCATCGTCATCGTTTTTGCCTTTTCATTATTGATATCCGGATGCTCATTGCCCGGCTTAGGAGGTTCAGGGGGAGAATCTATTAAAGTAGGAACGCTTTCAATCTCTGAATCGCAAATTATGGGTCAAATGGTGAAACAACTCATTGAATATTATACGGATTTGGACGTCGTTATGGTAAACAACTTAGGTTCGTCTATCGTGCAACACCAAGCGATGCTCAATGGAGATGTGGATATTACTGCAACCCGTTATACTGGAACGGATTTGGCGGGGGCTTTAGGAATGACTGTAGTGAAAGATCCAGAGGAAGCGTTGGCCATCGTTCAACGGGAGTTTCAAGAAAGATGGGATCAGACGTGGTTTGATTCCTACGGCTTTGAAAATTCGTACGGATTCACAGTGTCGAAACAATTGGCGGAACAATATGGATTGGAAAAGGTATCCGATTTGGAACCGTATGCCAATGACCTCCGTTTCGGTGTCGATAATTCTTGGATTCACCGGGAAGGGGACGGATATGAAGGATTTATTGAAACATACGGATTCGAATTTCCAAAAATTTATCCGATGCAAAGTGGCCTCGTTTACCAAGCGTTGAAAAATAACGAAATGGATGTCGTTTTAGCGTATACGAGTGATGGGCGAATTTCCGCTTATCAATTAACATTGTTAGAAGATGACAAACAATTTTTCCCACCGTACGATACGTCGATGGTTGTACGAAACGAGGTGTTAAGGGAATATCCACAATTACAAGAAATTCTTTCGAAACTAGTCGGAAAAATTAGTACGGAAAAAATGCAACAGTTGAACTATGAAGCGGACGGAAAAATGCGGGAACCGGCAGTCATTGCCCAGGAATTTTTAGAAGAGAACGATTATTTTAAGGAGGAGGAATAG
- a CDS encoding ABC transporter permease, which translates to MEAMFSFLKQYGVEMLVKTGEHLYISLIAVGLGIIVAVPLGVLLTRRKKIAGFVMGILGIIQTVPSFAILAIFIPLLGVGKVPAIIALFLYSLLPILRNTYTGIAGVKKDLVEAGLGMGMTEWEKIRLVELPLAMPVIMAGIRLSTVFLIGWATLASYIGAGGLGDYIFSGLNLYKPEFILAGAIPVTILALVTDLFLNKVEQWVTPKGIRRMKARGTES; encoded by the coding sequence ATGGAAGCAATGTTTTCATTTCTAAAACAATACGGAGTTGAAATGCTAGTAAAAACTGGTGAACATTTATATATTTCCTTAATCGCCGTTGGACTTGGAATTATCGTAGCGGTACCTTTAGGTGTCTTATTAACGAGAAGGAAAAAAATCGCCGGATTTGTAATGGGGATTTTAGGAATTATTCAAACCGTTCCGAGCTTTGCGATTTTGGCGATTTTCATCCCATTGTTAGGTGTTGGAAAAGTGCCGGCAATTATCGCATTATTTTTATATTCTTTATTGCCAATTTTACGAAATACGTATACTGGAATTGCCGGTGTGAAAAAAGATTTAGTTGAAGCCGGACTCGGAATGGGGATGACGGAGTGGGAAAAAATTCGACTAGTGGAATTGCCTTTGGCGATGCCGGTCATTATGGCAGGTATTCGTTTGTCAACCGTATTTTTAATAGGATGGGCGACGTTAGCCTCATATATCGGTGCGGGAGGTCTAGGTGATTATATATTTAGTGGGTTAAATTTATACAAGCCGGAATTTATTTTAGCCGGTGCCATCCCGGTAACGATTTTAGCCCTCGTGACCGATCTATTTTTAAATAAAGTGGAACAATGGGTGACACCGAAGGGAATAAGAAGGATGAAAGCAAGGGGGACGGAATCATGA
- a CDS encoding betaine/proline/choline family ABC transporter ATP-binding protein (Members of the family are the ATP-binding subunit of ABC transporters for substrates such as betaine, L-proline or other amino acids, choline, carnitine, etc. The substrate specificity is best determined from the substrate-binding subunit, rather than this subunit, as it interacts with the permease subunit and not with substrate directly.), whose product MLKFDHVSKVYKSKGNRAVDDLTFEIEQGEFIVLIGPSGCGKTTTMKMINRLIEPTDGKIFLNGENILDIDPVKLRRKIGYVIQQIGLFPHMTIEQNISLVPRLLKWPEEKRRERAKSLLTLVDMTPDFLDRFPYELSGGQQQRIGVLRALAADQPLILMDEPFGALDPITRDSLQSEFKKLQQKLGKTIVFVTHDMDEALKLADRIAIMKEGKLIQYDTPDEILRNPADAFVEEFIGKERLAQARPHIQTVDQIMNQAPVAVKGDVLLSDAIKVMKKRRVDTLLVVDEEQKLEGYIDVENIDLNRKKAKNVYEIVQRDVYAVKTGTLVRDTIRKFLNRGIKYVPVVDDDQRLVGIVTRANLVDVVYDSIWGEGNGVENGVY is encoded by the coding sequence TTGCTGAAATTTGACCACGTTTCAAAAGTTTACAAGAGTAAAGGTAATCGAGCGGTGGATGATTTGACCTTTGAAATTGAACAAGGGGAATTCATCGTTTTGATTGGACCGAGCGGCTGTGGAAAAACGACGACGATGAAAATGATTAATCGATTAATTGAACCGACGGACGGAAAAATTTTTTTAAACGGAGAAAATATTTTGGATATTGATCCGGTGAAATTACGTAGAAAAATCGGTTACGTCATTCAACAAATTGGATTATTCCCTCACATGACCATCGAACAAAACATATCCCTAGTTCCTAGACTGTTAAAATGGCCGGAAGAAAAACGGCGAGAACGAGCGAAAAGTTTATTAACCCTCGTCGACATGACCCCTGACTTCCTCGATCGCTTCCCTTACGAATTAAGCGGTGGACAACAACAACGCATCGGCGTATTACGGGCCCTTGCAGCCGATCAACCATTAATTTTAATGGATGAACCATTCGGGGCTTTGGATCCGATTACCCGGGATTCATTACAAAGTGAATTTAAAAAACTCCAACAAAAACTCGGAAAAACGATCGTCTTCGTTACCCATGATATGGATGAAGCTTTGAAATTAGCAGATCGAATCGCCATTATGAAAGAAGGCAAACTCATTCAATACGACACGCCGGATGAAATATTGCGAAATCCCGCCGATGCGTTCGTGGAAGAATTTATCGGCAAAGAACGTCTAGCACAAGCAAGACCGCATATTCAAACGGTCGATCAAATTATGAATCAAGCTCCCGTTGCGGTAAAAGGCGATGTGCTACTGTCGGACGCGATTAAAGTTATGAAAAAACGTCGAGTCGATACATTATTAGTCGTCGATGAAGAGCAAAAATTGGAAGGGTATATCGATGTGGAAAATATCGATTTGAATCGAAAGAAAGCGAAGAACGTGTATGAAATTGTTCAACGGGATGTGTATGCAGTGAAAACCGGGACATTAGTACGAGATACGATTCGAAAATTTTTAAATCGGGGAATTAAATATGTTCCCGTCGTTGATGATGACCAACGTCTCGTAGGCATTGTGACGAGGGCGAATCTCGTTGATGTCGTATACGATTCGATTTGGGGGGAAGGAAATGGAGTGGAAAATGGTGTGTATTAA